From one Diorhabda carinulata isolate Delta chromosome 12, icDioCari1.1, whole genome shotgun sequence genomic stretch:
- the LOC130900130 gene encoding uncharacterized protein LOC130900130 isoform X2 → MSSRNVEIKAKVRNINDLIERANSLNPERSEIIKQYDTFYNVSHGRLKMRKFENNTGELIYYDRPDTEGPKVSTFKKASINVSIDDLTSVLEEALGIKNIVRKVRKMLLVGQTRIHIDDVEGLGHFMELEVMLHDDQSPEDGENIANELMVKLNISKQDLISGAYADMLKK, encoded by the exons ATGTCttcaagaaatgttgaaattaaagCCAAAGTACGTAATATAAATGATCTTATCGAACGAGCAAATTCGTTAAATCCAGAACGAAgtgaaataatcaaacaatatGACACATTTTACAATGTTTCACATGGAAGACTGAAAATGAGAAAGTTTGAG aataatactggagaattaatttattatgataGACCTGATACAGAGGGACCAAAAGTATCTACATTTAAAAAGGCTTCTATAAATGTATCTATTGATGATTTAACTTCAGTTTTAGAAGAAGCTTTGGGTATTAAGAATATTGTcagaaaagttagaaaaatgTTGTTAGTCGGCCAAACTAGAATCCATATTGATGATGTAGAAGGATTAGGACACTTTATGGAATTAGAG gtAATGTTGCATGATGATCAAAGCCCTGAAGATGGTGAAAACATTGCAAATGAGTTGATggtgaaattaaatattagtaaGCAGGATTTGATTTCTGGTGCCTATGCTGATAtgctgaaaaaataa
- the LOC130900125 gene encoding FAST kinase domain-containing protein 1, mitochondrial isoform X2 codes for MYRLFRILRNKSNFKKNFSNLIYSKHSKICRVRINIERTLKHQNYRQYSSENEEPDDYPLLETEILDTPERTKYLLFKNSDDTLVNQLNNCLCIEDVWNLFEKYKNEMSERHLTQTILVLRDLQVEYSTINCFIDNASLFFFNKLKDSPAFTDLLNKIINKLPNFNIELLSYTFSYLHKIGLHIEDYPMCIIAENLRRNLLQDFDIGTCSRWIKVIFHEGGIRPYFLTLPFIPNVLKLLDECDSIEDFESITTCLMKLESMVTKSVIEKYIDKVEHFLENKKLTGDKKNAVLKIITFLSNPSWRDQHVPLMSKCILLLKNEFSQFDASRLLHLYEIFFKIQEPGDLLNDIQRSAAKYWQQYEESGNLDTNTALKLFSALIYFNSPLQRIQLRKDINKLIKDKMGIANLILLRKIFSYIKISDYQLCHKYWQLWGNIIQEDNSIHLLIKACHNYMQFNTDIDNYRNKTFEKQAVQQIIDIVQNDRIIFPSDLTVLLMFVTLYAKDKSLIQIFLEKFKSNPYQLKGLDCLMLSRIFINENNCSQEQYSEIKCVLNEASQYLLSLNHKRFETNALLIKAAILRNEYNNYEIDNLIMAFKEMDYMSSKFLETISYIFLSTNTLVPEVFNKMTEYVVNKRGNIVGFNAEKLLFLCFYLAYFPINADKFFLTITDIIIRDQERLSGLAFLQSALSLSFFNKLPSFLVKQIFNVEFMDRLDNELANCYSKDKYPQRVRQTLMYLNRAVCLEYPQFGVPWFHEKYIKETQKIYSIDAEFNIVKSIKEYLVEIAGNDVLENVITPYGYHIDFIINLNKEDKIVPPHSKSISKRMALLLVRNYAFTRFYIHLRGTYQMKIRHLEIMGYNVSIMKFDEWTNLLYSSERIEYLKKLIWPDNWETVQCLSKR; via the exons atgtaTAGACTCTTTCGAATTTTACGAAATAAATCTaatttcaaaaagaattttagCAACTTAATATATTCAAAgcattcaaaaatatgtagagTGCGGATTAATATAGAAAGAACATTAAAACATCAGAACTACAGGCAATATTCTTCGGAGAATGAGGAACCAGATGATTATCCCTTATTGGAAACCGAAATATTGGATACACCAGAACGAACAAAATAtctcttatttaaaaatagtgaTGATACTTTAGTAAATCAGTTGAATAATTGTTTATGTATAGAAGATGTAtggaatttatttgaaaaatataaaaatgaaatgtctGAGAGACACTTAACTCAAACCATATTAGTTTTAAGAGACTTGCAAGTTGAATACAGTACGATTAATTGCTTTATTGACAATGCATcattgtttttctttaataaattgaaagacTCTCCTGCTTTTACAGATTtactgaataaaattattaataaattaccaaattttaatattgaacttCTAAGCTATACATTTTCTTACTTACATAAAATAGGATTACATATAGAGGACTATCCAATGTGTATTATAGCTGAAAATTTACGGAGAAATTTATTACAAGATTTTGATATTGGAACTTGCAGTAGGTggataaaagttatttttcatgAAGGTGGAATAAGACCATATTTTTTGACTTTGCCGTTTATACCAAATGTTTTGAAGTTAttag atgaATGTGATTCCATTGAAGATTTTGAAAGTATAACTACTTGCCTAATGAAATTAGAGAGTATGGTAACCAAAagtgttattgaaaaatatatagataaagtGGAAcactttttagaaaataaaaaattaacaggagataaaaaaaatgcagTTCTAAAGATAATAACATTTCTAAGTAATCCGTCTTGGAGGGATCAACATGTTCCTTTGATgtctaaatgtattttattgttaaagaATGAATTTAGCCAATTTGATGCATCTCGCCTCCTACACCTTTATGAA atatttttcaaaattcaagaaccGGGGGATTTACTAAATGATATCCAAAGAAGTGCCGCAAAATACTGGCAGCAATATGAAGAAAGCGGTAACCTGGACACGAATACagctttaaaattattttcagcattaatttattttaattctccTTTGCAAAGGATACAACTTCGAaaggatataaataaacttatcAAGGATAAAATGGGAATAGCAAATTTAATTCTGTTGcggaaaatattttcttacattAAAATTTCTGATTATCAATTATGCCATAAGTATTGGCAGTTGTGGGGAAATATAATACAGGAAGATAATagtattcatttattaattaaagCATGTCACAATTACATGCAGTTTAATACCGATATTGATAactatagaaataaaacattcgAAAAACAAGCTGTTCAACAAATTATCGACATTGTTCAAAATGATAGAATTATTTTCCCCTCAGATTTGACTGTTCTATTAATGTTTGTTACATTATATGCTAAAGATAAATCACTCATACagattttcttggaaaaatttAAGAGCAATCCATATCAGTTGAAGGGGCTAGACTGTCTTATGCTGTCACGGATATTTATAAATGAGAATAATTGTTCACAAGAACAATATTCCGAAATTAAATGCGTTTTGAACGAAGCTTCCCAATATCTGTTGTCATTAAATCACAAAAGATTTGAAACAAATGCATTATTAATAAAAGCAGCGATTTTGAGAAATgagtataataattatgaaattgataatCTCATTATGGCATTTAAAGAAATGGATTATATGTCTTCAAAGTTCTTAGAAACCATTAGTTACATTTTCTTAAGTACAAACACACTTGTCCcagaagtttttaataaaatgactGAATATGTTGTGAATAAACGTGGTAATATTGTTGGATTCAATGCTGAGaagttgttatttttatgtttttatttagcATACTTTCCCATAAATGCTGATAAATTCTTTCTCACCATAACTGATATCATTATAAG GGATCAGGAGAGACTGAGCGGATTAGCGTTTCTGCAAAGCGCCCTTTCTCTAAGTTTTTTCAACAAGTTGCCAAGTTTTCTAGTGAAACAAATCTTCAACGTTGAATTTATGGATAGATTAGACAATGAATTGGCCAACTGTTATTCAaaa GATAAATACCCACAAAGAGTGAGGCAAACCTTAATGTATCTTAACAGAGCTGTTTGTTTAGAATATCCTCAGTTTGGTGTTCCATGGTTTCATGAAAAATACATTAAGGAAACACAGAAAATAT ATTCAATTGACGCCGAATTTAATATAGTTAAATCAATAAAAGAGTATTTGGTGGAAATAGCTGGTAATGATGTACTGGAAAATGTAATCACTCCATATGGGTATcacattgattttattataaatttgaataaggaAGATAAAATAGTACCTCCCCATTCAAAATCCATAAGCAAGAG GATGGCTCTACTACTTGTTCGTAATTATGCTTTTACCCGGTTTTACATCCATTTGAGAGGCACTTATCAGATGAAAATAAGACATTTGGAAATAATGGGTTACAATGTTTCAATAATGAAATTCGACGAATGGactaatttattatattcaagtGAACGAATAGAATATTTGAAGAAGTTAATATGGCCTGACAATTGGGAAACAGTTCAATGTTTATCGAAAAGATGA
- the LOC130900125 gene encoding FAST kinase domain-containing protein 1, mitochondrial isoform X3, producing the protein MYRLFRILRNKSNFKKNFSNLIYSKHSKICRVRINIERTLKHQNYRQYSSENEEPDDYPLLETEILDTPERTKYLLFKNSDDTLVNQLNNCLCIEDVWNLFEKYKNEMSERHLTQTILVLRDLQVEYSTINCFIDNASLFFFNKLKDSPAFTDLLNKIINKLPNFNIELLSYTFSYLHKIGLHIEDYPMCIIAENLRRNLLQDFDIGTCSRWIKVIFHEGGIRPYFLTLPFIPNVLKLLDECDSIEDFESITTCLMKLESMVTKSVIEKYIDKVEHFLENKKLTGDKKNAVLKIITFLSNPSWRDQHVPLMSKCILLLKNEFSQFDASRLLHLYEIFFKIQEPGDLLNDIQRSAAKYWQQYEESGNLDTNTALKLFSALIYFNSPLQRIQLRKDINKLIKDKMGIANLILLRKIFSYIKISDYQLCHKYWQLWGNIIQEDNSIHLLIKACHNYMQFNTDIDNYRNKTFEKQAVQQIIDIVQNDRIIFPSDLTVLLMFVTLYAKDKSLIQIFLEKFKSNPYQLKGLDCLMLSRIFINENNCSQEQYSEIKCVLNEASQYLLSLNHKRFETNALLIKAAILRNEYNNYEIDNLIMAFKEMDYMSSKFLETISYIFLSTNTLVPEVFNKMTEYVVNKRGNIVGFNAEKLLFLCFYLAYFPINADKFFLTITDIIIRDQERLSGLAFLQSALSLSFFNKLPSFLVKQIFNVEFMDRLDNELANCYSKDKYPQRVRQTLMYLNRAVCLEYPQFGVPWFHEKYIKETQKICK; encoded by the exons atgtaTAGACTCTTTCGAATTTTACGAAATAAATCTaatttcaaaaagaattttagCAACTTAATATATTCAAAgcattcaaaaatatgtagagTGCGGATTAATATAGAAAGAACATTAAAACATCAGAACTACAGGCAATATTCTTCGGAGAATGAGGAACCAGATGATTATCCCTTATTGGAAACCGAAATATTGGATACACCAGAACGAACAAAATAtctcttatttaaaaatagtgaTGATACTTTAGTAAATCAGTTGAATAATTGTTTATGTATAGAAGATGTAtggaatttatttgaaaaatataaaaatgaaatgtctGAGAGACACTTAACTCAAACCATATTAGTTTTAAGAGACTTGCAAGTTGAATACAGTACGATTAATTGCTTTATTGACAATGCATcattgtttttctttaataaattgaaagacTCTCCTGCTTTTACAGATTtactgaataaaattattaataaattaccaaattttaatattgaacttCTAAGCTATACATTTTCTTACTTACATAAAATAGGATTACATATAGAGGACTATCCAATGTGTATTATAGCTGAAAATTTACGGAGAAATTTATTACAAGATTTTGATATTGGAACTTGCAGTAGGTggataaaagttatttttcatgAAGGTGGAATAAGACCATATTTTTTGACTTTGCCGTTTATACCAAATGTTTTGAAGTTAttag atgaATGTGATTCCATTGAAGATTTTGAAAGTATAACTACTTGCCTAATGAAATTAGAGAGTATGGTAACCAAAagtgttattgaaaaatatatagataaagtGGAAcactttttagaaaataaaaaattaacaggagataaaaaaaatgcagTTCTAAAGATAATAACATTTCTAAGTAATCCGTCTTGGAGGGATCAACATGTTCCTTTGATgtctaaatgtattttattgttaaagaATGAATTTAGCCAATTTGATGCATCTCGCCTCCTACACCTTTATGAA atatttttcaaaattcaagaaccGGGGGATTTACTAAATGATATCCAAAGAAGTGCCGCAAAATACTGGCAGCAATATGAAGAAAGCGGTAACCTGGACACGAATACagctttaaaattattttcagcattaatttattttaattctccTTTGCAAAGGATACAACTTCGAaaggatataaataaacttatcAAGGATAAAATGGGAATAGCAAATTTAATTCTGTTGcggaaaatattttcttacattAAAATTTCTGATTATCAATTATGCCATAAGTATTGGCAGTTGTGGGGAAATATAATACAGGAAGATAATagtattcatttattaattaaagCATGTCACAATTACATGCAGTTTAATACCGATATTGATAactatagaaataaaacattcgAAAAACAAGCTGTTCAACAAATTATCGACATTGTTCAAAATGATAGAATTATTTTCCCCTCAGATTTGACTGTTCTATTAATGTTTGTTACATTATATGCTAAAGATAAATCACTCATACagattttcttggaaaaatttAAGAGCAATCCATATCAGTTGAAGGGGCTAGACTGTCTTATGCTGTCACGGATATTTATAAATGAGAATAATTGTTCACAAGAACAATATTCCGAAATTAAATGCGTTTTGAACGAAGCTTCCCAATATCTGTTGTCATTAAATCACAAAAGATTTGAAACAAATGCATTATTAATAAAAGCAGCGATTTTGAGAAATgagtataataattatgaaattgataatCTCATTATGGCATTTAAAGAAATGGATTATATGTCTTCAAAGTTCTTAGAAACCATTAGTTACATTTTCTTAAGTACAAACACACTTGTCCcagaagtttttaataaaatgactGAATATGTTGTGAATAAACGTGGTAATATTGTTGGATTCAATGCTGAGaagttgttatttttatgtttttatttagcATACTTTCCCATAAATGCTGATAAATTCTTTCTCACCATAACTGATATCATTATAAG GGATCAGGAGAGACTGAGCGGATTAGCGTTTCTGCAAAGCGCCCTTTCTCTAAGTTTTTTCAACAAGTTGCCAAGTTTTCTAGTGAAACAAATCTTCAACGTTGAATTTATGGATAGATTAGACAATGAATTGGCCAACTGTTATTCAaaa GATAAATACCCACAAAGAGTGAGGCAAACCTTAATGTATCTTAACAGAGCTGTTTGTTTAGAATATCCTCAGTTTGGTGTTCCATGGTTTCATGAAAAATACATTAAGGAAACACAGAAAATATGTAAGTAG
- the LOC130900130 gene encoding uncharacterized protein LOC130900130 isoform X1 — translation MSSRNVEIKAKVRNINDLIERANSLNPERSEIIKQYDTFYNVSHGRLKMRKFELCIFQNNTGELIYYDRPDTEGPKVSTFKKASINVSIDDLTSVLEEALGIKNIVRKVRKMLLVGQTRIHIDDVEGLGHFMELEVMLHDDQSPEDGENIANELMVKLNISKQDLISGAYADMLKK, via the exons ATGTCttcaagaaatgttgaaattaaagCCAAAGTACGTAATATAAATGATCTTATCGAACGAGCAAATTCGTTAAATCCAGAACGAAgtgaaataatcaaacaatatGACACATTTTACAATGTTTCACATGGAAGACTGAAAATGAGAAAGTTTGAG TTAtgtatttttcagaataatactggagaattaatttattatgataGACCTGATACAGAGGGACCAAAAGTATCTACATTTAAAAAGGCTTCTATAAATGTATCTATTGATGATTTAACTTCAGTTTTAGAAGAAGCTTTGGGTATTAAGAATATTGTcagaaaagttagaaaaatgTTGTTAGTCGGCCAAACTAGAATCCATATTGATGATGTAGAAGGATTAGGACACTTTATGGAATTAGAG gtAATGTTGCATGATGATCAAAGCCCTGAAGATGGTGAAAACATTGCAAATGAGTTGATggtgaaattaaatattagtaaGCAGGATTTGATTTCTGGTGCCTATGCTGATAtgctgaaaaaataa
- the LOC130900125 gene encoding FAST kinase domain-containing protein 1, mitochondrial isoform X1, whose translation MYRLFRILRNKSNFKKNFSNLIYSKHSKICRVRINIERTLKHQNYRQYSSENEEPDDYPLLETEILDTPERTKYLLFKNSDDTLVNQLNNCLCIEDVWNLFEKYKNEMSERHLTQTILVLRDLQVEYSTINCFIDNASLFFFNKLKDSPAFTDLLNKIINKLPNFNIELLSYTFSYLHKIGLHIEDYPMCIIAENLRRNLLQDFDIGTCSRWIKVIFHEGGIRPYFLTLPFIPNVLKLLDECDSIEDFESITTCLMKLESMVTKSVIEKYIDKVEHFLENKKLTGDKKNAVLKIITFLSNPSWRDQHVPLMSKCILLLKNEFSQFDASRLLHLYEIFFKIQEPGDLLNDIQRSAAKYWQQYEESGNLDTNTALKLFSALIYFNSPLQRIQLRKDINKLIKDKMGIANLILLRKIFSYIKISDYQLCHKYWQLWGNIIQEDNSIHLLIKACHNYMQFNTDIDNYRNKTFEKQAVQQIIDIVQNDRIIFPSDLTVLLMFVTLYAKDKSLIQIFLEKFKSNPYQLKGLDCLMLSRIFINENNCSQEQYSEIKCVLNEASQYLLSLNHKRFETNALLIKAAILRNEYNNYEIDNLIMAFKEMDYMSSKFLETISYIFLSTNTLVPEVFNKMTEYVVNKRGNIVGFNAEKLLFLCFYLAYFPINADKFFLTITDIIIRDQERLSGLAFLQSALSLSFFNKLPSFLVKQIFNVEFMDRLDNELANCYSKDKYPQRVRQTLMYLNRAVCLEYPQFGVPWFHEKYIKETQKIFLDSIDAEFNIVKSIKEYLVEIAGNDVLENVITPYGYHIDFIINLNKEDKIVPPHSKSISKRMALLLVRNYAFTRFYIHLRGTYQMKIRHLEIMGYNVSIMKFDEWTNLLYSSERIEYLKKLIWPDNWETVQCLSKR comes from the exons atgtaTAGACTCTTTCGAATTTTACGAAATAAATCTaatttcaaaaagaattttagCAACTTAATATATTCAAAgcattcaaaaatatgtagagTGCGGATTAATATAGAAAGAACATTAAAACATCAGAACTACAGGCAATATTCTTCGGAGAATGAGGAACCAGATGATTATCCCTTATTGGAAACCGAAATATTGGATACACCAGAACGAACAAAATAtctcttatttaaaaatagtgaTGATACTTTAGTAAATCAGTTGAATAATTGTTTATGTATAGAAGATGTAtggaatttatttgaaaaatataaaaatgaaatgtctGAGAGACACTTAACTCAAACCATATTAGTTTTAAGAGACTTGCAAGTTGAATACAGTACGATTAATTGCTTTATTGACAATGCATcattgtttttctttaataaattgaaagacTCTCCTGCTTTTACAGATTtactgaataaaattattaataaattaccaaattttaatattgaacttCTAAGCTATACATTTTCTTACTTACATAAAATAGGATTACATATAGAGGACTATCCAATGTGTATTATAGCTGAAAATTTACGGAGAAATTTATTACAAGATTTTGATATTGGAACTTGCAGTAGGTggataaaagttatttttcatgAAGGTGGAATAAGACCATATTTTTTGACTTTGCCGTTTATACCAAATGTTTTGAAGTTAttag atgaATGTGATTCCATTGAAGATTTTGAAAGTATAACTACTTGCCTAATGAAATTAGAGAGTATGGTAACCAAAagtgttattgaaaaatatatagataaagtGGAAcactttttagaaaataaaaaattaacaggagataaaaaaaatgcagTTCTAAAGATAATAACATTTCTAAGTAATCCGTCTTGGAGGGATCAACATGTTCCTTTGATgtctaaatgtattttattgttaaagaATGAATTTAGCCAATTTGATGCATCTCGCCTCCTACACCTTTATGAA atatttttcaaaattcaagaaccGGGGGATTTACTAAATGATATCCAAAGAAGTGCCGCAAAATACTGGCAGCAATATGAAGAAAGCGGTAACCTGGACACGAATACagctttaaaattattttcagcattaatttattttaattctccTTTGCAAAGGATACAACTTCGAaaggatataaataaacttatcAAGGATAAAATGGGAATAGCAAATTTAATTCTGTTGcggaaaatattttcttacattAAAATTTCTGATTATCAATTATGCCATAAGTATTGGCAGTTGTGGGGAAATATAATACAGGAAGATAATagtattcatttattaattaaagCATGTCACAATTACATGCAGTTTAATACCGATATTGATAactatagaaataaaacattcgAAAAACAAGCTGTTCAACAAATTATCGACATTGTTCAAAATGATAGAATTATTTTCCCCTCAGATTTGACTGTTCTATTAATGTTTGTTACATTATATGCTAAAGATAAATCACTCATACagattttcttggaaaaatttAAGAGCAATCCATATCAGTTGAAGGGGCTAGACTGTCTTATGCTGTCACGGATATTTATAAATGAGAATAATTGTTCACAAGAACAATATTCCGAAATTAAATGCGTTTTGAACGAAGCTTCCCAATATCTGTTGTCATTAAATCACAAAAGATTTGAAACAAATGCATTATTAATAAAAGCAGCGATTTTGAGAAATgagtataataattatgaaattgataatCTCATTATGGCATTTAAAGAAATGGATTATATGTCTTCAAAGTTCTTAGAAACCATTAGTTACATTTTCTTAAGTACAAACACACTTGTCCcagaagtttttaataaaatgactGAATATGTTGTGAATAAACGTGGTAATATTGTTGGATTCAATGCTGAGaagttgttatttttatgtttttatttagcATACTTTCCCATAAATGCTGATAAATTCTTTCTCACCATAACTGATATCATTATAAG GGATCAGGAGAGACTGAGCGGATTAGCGTTTCTGCAAAGCGCCCTTTCTCTAAGTTTTTTCAACAAGTTGCCAAGTTTTCTAGTGAAACAAATCTTCAACGTTGAATTTATGGATAGATTAGACAATGAATTGGCCAACTGTTATTCAaaa GATAAATACCCACAAAGAGTGAGGCAAACCTTAATGTATCTTAACAGAGCTGTTTGTTTAGAATATCCTCAGTTTGGTGTTCCATGGTTTCATGAAAAATACATTAAGGAAACACAGAAAATAT TTTTAGATTCAATTGACGCCGAATTTAATATAGTTAAATCAATAAAAGAGTATTTGGTGGAAATAGCTGGTAATGATGTACTGGAAAATGTAATCACTCCATATGGGTATcacattgattttattataaatttgaataaggaAGATAAAATAGTACCTCCCCATTCAAAATCCATAAGCAAGAG GATGGCTCTACTACTTGTTCGTAATTATGCTTTTACCCGGTTTTACATCCATTTGAGAGGCACTTATCAGATGAAAATAAGACATTTGGAAATAATGGGTTACAATGTTTCAATAATGAAATTCGACGAATGGactaatttattatattcaagtGAACGAATAGAATATTTGAAGAAGTTAATATGGCCTGACAATTGGGAAACAGTTCAATGTTTATCGAAAAGATGA